The genomic stretch TGATGCTACATGGAAATCTGTGGAAACTGATGTTGATGGATTGCTCAATGTCAGTAGGTTTATTGGCCAAATGAAAGGTAGTGTTGCATTGAAAACGACCATTCATTCAGAAAGCAAACAAGATGTTGGGATGCATATTGGTTTTGCGAAGCATTTAATAGTGCTATTGAACAATGAGGTTATTTTCAATAAGGAAATGGATATGGAAAAAGAAGAAGGAAGGGTGTTTGTGGATAATGAAAGCCTGAACCTTAATTTATTGCAAGGGAAAAATAACTTGTTAATGATACTGACAGGAGATGAACAATATCAACAAAACTGGGGTATAATTGCTAAACTAGACAAATTGAAAGGAATACAAATGGATTAACCTTTGCGAACAATAGGGATGATCTCACCTTTCGCCAAGCGGTATTTTTCAACATTTTGTTTTGGAAGCATGTTAGTGTAATCCACTTCTTCCACAGTGAAACCTATGTTGCGGAGCTTATCAAAATAATCCCTTCCGTAGATGCGGACATGATCATATTGGCCAAAAATACGGGCGCGCTCCTTTTTATCGGTAATGGTATCGTCTTCGAACGTTTTTTCCCTTTTCAAGTCTTGCGGAATTTGAAAGATGCCCCATCCTCCCGGTTTTAGTACACGGTAAAGCTCCTGCATCGCCTTGGTGTCATCGGGAATGTGTTCCAATACGTGGTTGCACAGAATCACATCAAAAGAAGCATCTTGAAAGGGTAAGTTGCAGATATCCGCCTTTACATCCGCCAGTGGCGAATTGAGGTCCGTTGTTGTGTATTCCAGATTATCCAACTTTTTAAAGCGTT from Flagellimonas oceani encodes the following:
- a CDS encoding class I SAM-dependent methyltransferase, producing MSKIFKYFLNLIPRPLLIRLSYWVRPIIALSLKGNRFTDPIDGKSFKKFLPYGYENPRENVLSPSTLSLERHRLLWLYLKNETDFFNKPIKLLHFAPEQAFYKRFKKLDNLEYTTTDLNSPLADVKADICNLPFQDASFDVILCNHVLEHIPDDTKAMQELYRVLKPGGWGIFQIPQDLKREKTFEDDTITDKKERARIFGQYDHVRIYGRDYFDKLRNIGFTVEEVDYTNMLPKQNVEKYRLAKGEIIPIVRKG